Below is a window of Lebetimonas sp. JH292 DNA.
CCTGAACGGTTTTTTTATTATTTTGAATCTGCATACCGTAAAATTCGCTGCCGTCATAGGTAATAACCGCCTTAATTAGAATTTTTTATCCTTTAAATAAAAAAATAATCCGCAAAAAAAGAATAACGATATTATTAATAAATTTATTACAAACGAATTTGTGATTTTTGTAAAAATCAAATATATTACTAACAATAAGACAGAATAAACAAGTGAATGGTTTTTATGCAATCTTGGATGAAAAAATCCAAAAAGCGGTATATAAAAAATCAGTGCTATAGGAATTAATGCAAAAGGTATATAAAATAAAAACAGTTTTTTATTCTTTTTTAAATATTTTTTATATTCTAAGATATTGAAATTTATATAAGGGATTATTTGATTAATATTCATTGTTTTAAATTTTATTGTTAAATTTTTATCAATATCATAAATATAACCGTTTTTTAACTGAAAAATCAAATAATTTTTATCTTTAATTATAGCGGCGCTGTTTGAAGTTATAAATTTTTTTTCACTCGGGTTGAAAATATATATTTTTTTATAAAAATTTTTTTCTTTTTTTTCTATAAATGCGTTCCATTTTCCAAATTGTTGTGAAATTTGAGATGTCTGTATATTAAATTTGGCTTCTTGTTTTTTTTCATTTTTGAAATTTTTATAAACCAAATCGGAATAGGGGATAGAAATAAAAAGAATAAAAAAATTAACAACAGCAATTAAAACAGATATTATCATAATGGGGAAAAGGATTTTTTTAGGGGATATACCAGTTGAAAAAACCGCAACAAGTTCCTGAGTATCACTTAAATTGGAGTATGTCATTACAGAAGCTATGAAAAAAGAAATAGATAAAGTTACAATCAATATTTTTGTTAAAGATAAAAAATACATTTTGGCAAGTTCTAAAAATGTTATATGTATCGAGGCTGTAACGTTTGAAATGGAGATTATTACAATAATAGAAGTAATCAGAAATAAAATCAAAAATATATTTATAAATATATTAAAAAAATTTTTTAATATATATTTTTGAAGTTTATCCATACAATCTACTCCATAAATTTATAAAATAATCGTTAAAATACCAGACGATAAAAGTACCAAGTGCCAAAAAAGGTATAAAAGGAAGCTCTAAATCTTTTTTGAAAATTCTGTTGTAAAGAGATGGAAAAATGGCAATTAATGCTGCTATAAATATTGCGAAAAGCGAAAGTTTAATTCCCAGAAGCCCTCCCATACTTCCCGCCAAAATTATATCCCCTTCGCCCATAGCCTCTTTTTTTATAAAAAAAGAGACATAATATCTTATTAAACTCATTCCGCCCATTAATATTAAAGCATTTTTAAAATTTTCAATAATATCTGGGGATGAGAAAAATGAAAATGTTAGCACCAAAAGATTTAAACTGTCCGGTACCGCTTTATAATCAAAATCAATCATGCTCAAAGCTAAAAAAAGAGTGAAAATTATAAATATAATAAATGAATAAATATCCAAGCCCATTTTTTTATATATTATAATTGCCAAAATACCCGTCATTAATTCTATTATAGGATAACGGGCGGAAATTTTTTCGCTGCAGTAAGCACATTTTCCTTTTAATAAAAAATAGCTGATAATAGGTATATTATGCCAGGGTTTAAGCTTTTCCCCGCATTTTGGGCAATGGCTTGGGGGATATGCGATGTTTTTCCCTTTAGGGACTCTGTAAATAACAACATTTAAAAAACTACCAATGCTAATTCCAATTAAAAACAAAATTATATAAATTACAATATTATCCATGTTTCATTCTCCATTTTATATTTCACTACTCACTACCCACTACCCACTGTTTTATATTCCCCCAAACCTTCTTTTCCTTTTTTTAAAATTGTTTAAAATTTGCTCTAATTCCTTGCTTGTAAAATCAGGCCACAAAGTAGGGGTAAAAAACATTTCTGCGTAGGCAATCTGCCAAAGTAAAAAATTACTGACCCTGATTTCTCCACTGGTTCTTATTAATAAATCCACATCTTCATTTATATCAAGGTTTTTTTGGATATTTTCCTGGGTGATTTCTTCGTTTTTTTTAATTATTTTTTTAACAGCCCTTGTAATTTCGTCTCTGCCTCCATAATTTAAGGCCAAAACCTGTGTCAGTTTTTTATTGTTTTTGGTAGTTTCTTTTGTGTATTCTATTCTTTTTTTTAGTTTAGGGGAAAATTTTGAAATATCGCCGATAACTTCAAATTTTACATCGTTTTTTATATATGTCTCAAGTTCTTTTTTTAACCAGTTTTCAAGAAGTTTCATTAAAAATTCAATTTCCATTTTTGGTCTTTTCCAATTTTCCGTGGAGAATGCATAAAGTGTTAAAATTCTAATTTCAGGATTGTTTGCGCAGTATGTGGTTATTTCCTTTACAACTTCTGCCCCTTTTTTATGACCCTCAACTCTTTTAAGGCCTCTTTTTTTTGCCCATCTCCCGTTTCCGTCCATTATTATTGCAAGGTGCATATATTAAGCCTTTAAATTTATTAAATTTTCGCTAAAATCATATATCGGTTTTATCTCTTTTTTAACAACTTCTACCGAAAAAGGCAGCTCTTTTTTATATAAATTTATTAAATTTATTGTTGAGTCAAATTCACAAAAAAGTTTTAAGCTGTTTTCAAATAAAAACCCTTCTATTTCCCCCAGATGTTCAAATACAGCATAAAATTTTAACGTGTTTTTTTTGTATTTAAGCTGCATTAAGGCTTTTTTTTTATCATTTATAATTATATGATATATTTTTTGATTAAAAGCCATTAATATATTCATCCAGAATATAAATTCGTTTTTATTATTCGCATTTGCCAAATGGCTGATTATTTTTTTTTTATCAGGGGCTAAAAAATTTTTTGTAAAATTTATTTTTTTTAAAATATTTAAAACTCCGGGATATTTTTTAAGGTTAGTTATTTTTATCGAATATCTGCCTTCTTTTATTTCTGCAAGATATTTATTACCTACTTTTAATGGTATATAACTTTTGGTTTGAATTTCACGGCTACCTAATTTTATTAAATATTTTATGGGATTTAATTGTTTTTTTATATCGATTTGTACCGGCAAAGTAGCATTAAATTCTTTAATGCCTTCGAATCTGTTTACGGTTTTTAAAATTTTACCTATTTTAGAGAGATTTAACGGCATCAACAAGCTTTAAGGCAATATTCTCTTTACTCTCCTGAGGAAATAAAATTTCTTTATCTTTTGTGATAAAAATTATTTCGTTTTCATCGCTTCCGAAACTGTTTTTTGAAAGTAAATTCAGACATATTGCATCTAAATTTTTTTTATTCAAAGTGTTTTTTGCGTAAACAAGGGCATTTTTTTCATCAAATTCGGCTTTAAAGCCTATTTTTTTAAATTTTTTTTCTTTTAAATATTCAAGGATATCAATGTTTTTATGTAATTTTAAAAGAAATTCATTACCTATTTTCTCTTTTTTTAATTTTCCTTTTTTATAAACCGGCATATAATCCACTATTGCGGCTGCCATTATTAAATAATCAGGATTTTCCTTTAAGATTGCTTCTAAATAATCTTTTGCGCTCTCAACTTTTATCTGTTGAATTTCTTTGGTAAGATTATGGTCTTTACTAGAAATCAGTGTTACATCGGCGCCTTTTATATAAAATGCTTTTGCCAGGGCTTCCCCCATTTTCCCGCTTGAAAAATTACTTATAAATCTTACATCGTCTATTTTTTCCCTACTTCCTCCGGCGGTTACAACAACTTTTTTGTTTTTCCAAATTTCTTGCTTGTTTATTTCCCTCAGTGCCCGTAAAAATATCTCTTCCGGTTCGGCCATCTTACCTATTCCCTCGTCTCCGCAGGCCAGAAGACCGGAATTGGCTTCGATTATGTTTAATTTTTTAAAATTTTTTTGTGTAGTGGGATGTAAATACATGTTTGTATTTGCGCTTGGTGCAAAAAGAGTGGGGGCTTTTGTGGCAAGGTACGTCTGTAAAAGCAGATTGTCGGCGATGCCGTTTGCCGCTTTATTTATTGTATTTGCACTGGCGGGGGCTATAATGTATATGTCAGCCCATTTTGCATAATCAATATGGTTAACATCATTTGCCCAGTCTTCATTTTTGCTTGTTAAAACCCTGTTTCTTGTAAGTGTTTCAAATGTAAGAGGAGTTACAAATTTACCTGCGGCATCTGTCATTACAATTTTTACATTATCTTTATTTTTTATAAAAAGCCTTATAAGCTCGCATGTTTTATATATTGCAATGCTTCCTGTAACCCCTATCAATACGTTCATCTGTTTTCCCCAAAAAATTTATAATAAAAATTTTTTACTATTTTTAAAGGAGTTCTGCTTATTACAAGGCTTCCTTTTGGAATATCCTTGTTTACTGTGCTTCCTGCTGCTATTATTACATCGTCTTCAATTACTACTGGAGCAATTAATTGTGAATCACTGCCAACAAATACATTTTTTCCAATTTTTGTTTTATATTTTCTTTTCCCGTCATAATTACAGGTAATTGTTCCGGCTCCTATATTTGTACCTTCTTCTATTTCACTGTCCCCAAGATAGCTTAAATGTCCGGCTTTTATTTTATTTAATTTACTTGCTTTTACTTCCACGAAATTCCCTATGTGGGTATCAGTAAGCTCGCTTTTAGGCCTTATTCTCGCCATCGGACCGATACCGGAATTTTTTATAACAGCATCTTCAATAACACTGCCTGGACGGATTTCACTTTCAATTATTACACTCTCTTTTATAACGCAA
It encodes the following:
- a CDS encoding LptF/LptG family permease — translated: MDKLQKYILKNFFNIFINIFLILFLITSIIVIISISNVTASIHITFLELAKMYFLSLTKILIVTLSISFFIASVMTYSNLSDTQELVAVFSTGISPKKILFPIMIISVLIAVVNFFILFISIPYSDLVYKNFKNEKKQEAKFNIQTSQISQQFGKWNAFIEKKEKNFYKKIYIFNPSEKKFITSNSAAIIKDKNYLIFQLKNGYIYDIDKNLTIKFKTMNINQIIPYINFNILEYKKYLKKNKKLFLFYIPFALIPIALIFYIPLFGFFHPRLHKNHSLVYSVLLLVIYLIFTKITNSFVINLLIISLFFFCGLFFYLKDKKF
- a CDS encoding di-trans,poly-cis-decaprenylcistransferase, producing the protein MHLAIIMDGNGRWAKKRGLKRVEGHKKGAEVVKEITTYCANNPEIRILTLYAFSTENWKRPKMEIEFLMKLLENWLKKELETYIKNDVKFEVIGDISKFSPKLKKRIEYTKETTKNNKKLTQVLALNYGGRDEITRAVKKIIKKNEEITQENIQKNLDINEDVDLLIRTSGEIRVSNFLLWQIAYAEMFFTPTLWPDFTSKELEQILNNFKKRKRRFGGI
- the coaBC gene encoding bifunctional phosphopantothenoylcysteine decarboxylase/phosphopantothenate--cysteine ligase CoaBC, yielding MNVLIGVTGSIAIYKTCELIRLFIKNKDNVKIVMTDAAGKFVTPLTFETLTRNRVLTSKNEDWANDVNHIDYAKWADIYIIAPASANTINKAANGIADNLLLQTYLATKAPTLFAPSANTNMYLHPTTQKNFKKLNIIEANSGLLACGDEGIGKMAEPEEIFLRALREINKQEIWKNKKVVVTAGGSREKIDDVRFISNFSSGKMGEALAKAFYIKGADVTLISSKDHNLTKEIQQIKVESAKDYLEAILKENPDYLIMAAAIVDYMPVYKKGKLKKEKIGNEFLLKLHKNIDILEYLKEKKFKKIGFKAEFDEKNALVYAKNTLNKKNLDAICLNLLSKNSFGSDENEIIFITKDKEILFPQESKENIALKLVDAVKSL
- a CDS encoding A24 family peptidase; the protein is MDNIVIYIILFLIGISIGSFLNVVIYRVPKGKNIAYPPSHCPKCGEKLKPWHNIPIISYFLLKGKCAYCSEKISARYPIIELMTGILAIIIYKKMGLDIYSFIIFIIFTLFLALSMIDFDYKAVPDSLNLLVLTFSFFSSPDIIENFKNALILMGGMSLIRYYVSFFIKKEAMGEGDIILAGSMGGLLGIKLSLFAIFIAALIAIFPSLYNRIFKKDLELPFIPFLALGTFIVWYFNDYFINLWSRLYG